One Syntrophales bacterium genomic window carries:
- a CDS encoding homoserine dehydrogenase produces MKSINVGLIGFGTVGTGVVRLLMENSELIRKRLGCTLRLKKIADIDVTSPRPVQVHPELLTTDAWDIIRDPQIDIVIELIGGFEPAKTFIIEALSRGKHVVTANKALLATYGDEIFGKARSENLAIGFEASVGGTIPIIKTLKESLVANEILSFMAIMNGTCNYILTKMGDEGKPFDLVLKEAQELGFAEADASMDIEAIDTAHKMVIALTLAYGKRVKLESIYREGITNISPQDIEFAKEFGYKIKLLGLAFKRGNRVEARIHPTLIPLDHMLANVGSNYNAFHIVGSASGPVFLYGQGAGSMPTASAVVSDVIDISREILKEYPGKSFHKIPEVEEMEEIDLVPFEDIETNYYFRFMAADRPGVLSKISGILGENNISIAAVIQKGRKKDGAVPVVMTTHKAREKSVQDALKRIDQLDVVMDKTIIYRIEDEKL; encoded by the coding sequence ATGAAATCAATAAATGTGGGGCTCATAGGATTCGGAACAGTTGGCACAGGTGTTGTGCGCCTGCTTATGGAGAACAGTGAACTTATTAGAAAACGCCTAGGTTGCACCTTAAGGTTGAAAAAAATAGCAGATATAGATGTAACTTCCCCTAGACCGGTGCAGGTTCATCCTGAGTTGCTCACCACGGATGCTTGGGACATTATCCGTGATCCCCAGATCGATATAGTTATCGAACTTATAGGTGGTTTTGAGCCTGCCAAAACTTTCATTATTGAGGCTCTCTCCCGAGGCAAACACGTTGTGACTGCTAACAAGGCGCTTCTTGCCACATACGGAGATGAAATTTTCGGTAAAGCGAGAAGTGAAAACCTAGCGATTGGCTTTGAGGCAAGTGTAGGTGGGACAATTCCTATTATAAAAACGTTAAAGGAATCCCTTGTAGCGAATGAAATACTCTCATTCATGGCTATAATGAACGGTACGTGCAACTATATATTGACGAAGATGGGAGACGAAGGAAAACCTTTTGATCTTGTTCTCAAAGAGGCTCAGGAACTGGGTTTCGCTGAAGCGGATGCCTCAATGGATATAGAAGCCATCGATACTGCCCATAAAATGGTGATTGCCTTAACACTGGCTTACGGGAAAAGGGTGAAACTGGAATCTATCTACAGGGAGGGAATAACAAACATAAGTCCCCAGGATATAGAATTCGCCAAAGAATTTGGGTATAAAATCAAACTCTTAGGTCTTGCTTTTAAAAGGGGGAATCGCGTGGAAGCGAGGATACACCCTACACTTATCCCTCTCGACCACATGCTTGCCAATGTAGGTAGCAATTACAATGCCTTTCATATTGTAGGGAGTGCCTCCGGTCCTGTATTTCTCTACGGTCAGGGGGCAGGAAGCATGCCCACAGCAAGTGCTGTCGTAAGTGACGTAATTGATATTTCAAGAGAAATACTAAAGGAGTACCCGGGAAAGTCTTTCCACAAGATACCCGAAGTGGAAGAAATGGAGGAAATTGATCTGGTACCTTTCGAAGACATTGAAACTAACTATTACTTTCGGTTCATGGCAGCAGATAGACCAGGAGTGCTCTCGAAAATTTCTGGTATATTGGGTGAGAACAACATCAGCATCGCCGCAGTGATCCAGAAGGGCCGCAAAAAGGATGGCGCCGTTCCGGTTGTAATGACCACCCACAAAGCCAGGGAAAAATCAGTACAAGACGCTCTCAAAAGGATTGACCAGCTTGACGTTGTCATGGACAAAACCATAATTTACCGTATTGAGGACGAGAAGTTGTAA
- a CDS encoding cofactor-independent phosphoglycerate mutase: MKYLVLLGDGMADYPLPGLGGKTPLEVAYTPHMDWIAGKGTIGLVDTIPQGFTPGSDVAIMSILGYDPLKYYTGRGPLEAASMGVKLGEMDIAYRCNLVTLSNDGDPVMLDFTAGHISTSEAREIVKYLQEKLSGDECDFFPGISYRHIFVWHNGSDRIQTTPPHDIVGKRTGEYLPQGDRSDFLLRVMDEAKILLRNHPANARRIAEGKRPANAIWLWGQGRAPQLSKIAEKYGLKGGMISAVDLLKGLGIYAGLTPIEVEGATGYIDTNYRGKAEKALEALRVMDFVFVHVEAPDEMGHEGNVEGKIKAIEDFDEKVVGTVLEALPKLGPARLMVLSDHPTPITLRTHASSPSPFAVFSTELQENMGKGLSFSEKSAEESGLLISPGTKLLNLFIQNWSSFISKQDLGVQ, from the coding sequence ATGAAGTATCTTGTGCTTTTAGGCGATGGTATGGCCGATTATCCCCTTCCAGGACTTGGCGGGAAAACCCCACTGGAAGTAGCTTACACACCTCATATGGATTGGATTGCGGGCAAAGGAACAATCGGGCTTGTGGATACCATACCTCAAGGATTCACTCCCGGCAGTGATGTGGCAATCATGAGTATCTTAGGCTACGATCCCCTGAAGTATTATACGGGAAGGGGACCATTAGAGGCAGCTAGCATGGGCGTAAAGCTTGGAGAAATGGACATAGCCTACAGATGCAACTTGGTTACCCTCAGTAACGATGGTGATCCAGTAATGTTGGATTTCACCGCAGGTCATATTTCAACTTCTGAGGCTAGGGAAATAGTAAAATACCTCCAGGAAAAACTCAGCGGTGATGAATGCGACTTTTTCCCCGGTATCAGTTACCGCCACATATTTGTATGGCACAACGGAAGCGATAGAATCCAAACGACCCCTCCCCACGACATTGTCGGAAAAAGAACGGGTGAATATTTACCCCAGGGAGACAGAAGCGACTTTCTACTTAGGGTTATGGATGAGGCGAAAATTCTTCTTCGGAACCATCCTGCAAATGCCCGTCGTATTGCCGAAGGAAAAAGACCGGCGAATGCCATATGGTTGTGGGGGCAGGGGAGAGCTCCCCAACTCTCAAAAATAGCAGAGAAGTACGGCTTAAAGGGGGGTATGATATCGGCAGTTGACCTTTTAAAGGGTTTGGGTATATACGCAGGGCTCACACCGATCGAGGTTGAAGGCGCAACAGGTTACATTGATACCAATTACCGTGGCAAAGCAGAAAAAGCCCTAGAAGCCCTTAGAGTGATGGATTTTGTATTCGTCCATGTGGAAGCCCCTGATGAAATGGGCCACGAAGGAAATGTAGAAGGAAAAATTAAAGCGATAGAAGACTTTGACGAAAAGGTTGTGGGTACTGTTCTGGAAGCTTTACCCAAATTAGGACCGGCAAGACTCATGGTGCTTAGCGATCATCCCACACCGATTACATTACGCACACACGCATCTAGTCCGAGTCCTTTTGCAGTTTTCTCCACAGAACTCCAGGAAAACATGGGTAAAGGTTTATCTTTCTCTGAGAAATCAGCAGAGGAATCCGGTTTGTTGATATCGCCAGGAACAAAGCTGTTAAATCTATTCATCCAAAATTGGTCTAGTTTTATAAGTAAACAAGATCTGGGGGTTCAATAG
- a CDS encoding tetratricopeptide repeat protein has translation MGRKIKKEELKGPERLQVIFLSFLTWAREHKRKIIIASIVIGFVAVSLTGWFLWQQNREGKAMKEYNQAVESLHLLRTHGKENEVTKKFEEIANNYRGTRAAELSLYRLGILHIRTNHLEEALKAFREFLTSGAPDDEIRALVVSSMGYCYEVKGDYKKALEEYEKVINSKGGKAFVSTGYANIARCYEHLKDYEKAKYYYQKALEQSVDQNMREILNWKLISLGVM, from the coding sequence ATGGGAAGAAAAATTAAGAAGGAAGAATTGAAAGGGCCTGAAAGATTGCAGGTTATTTTTTTATCATTTCTAACATGGGCAAGAGAACACAAAAGGAAGATCATAATAGCAAGTATCGTTATCGGTTTTGTTGCAGTTTCCCTCACAGGCTGGTTTCTATGGCAACAGAACAGAGAGGGTAAAGCAATGAAAGAGTACAACCAAGCGGTGGAAAGTCTTCACCTACTGCGCACCCATGGTAAAGAGAACGAAGTAACAAAAAAATTTGAAGAAATTGCCAATAACTACAGAGGAACCCGAGCTGCAGAGCTATCTCTATATAGACTTGGCATATTACATATAAGGACAAACCACCTCGAGGAGGCATTAAAGGCTTTTCGAGAATTTCTTACTTCAGGTGCACCAGACGATGAAATTCGAGCCCTTGTAGTGAGCAGCATGGGTTACTGTTATGAAGTGAAGGGAGACTATAAAAAAGCCCTGGAAGAATACGAGAAAGTCATAAACAGCAAAGGCGGAAAGGCATTTGTTAGCACAGGGTACGCAAACATAGCCCGTTGTTACGAGCATCTCAAGGACTACGAAAAGGCAAAATACTACTATCAGAAAGCACTAGAACAGAGTGTCGATCAAAACATGAGGGAGATACTCAACTGGAAATTGATTTCCCTGGGGGTAATGTAA